A genomic segment from Deinococcus sp. YIM 77859 encodes:
- a CDS encoding branched-chain amino acid ABC transporter permease, translating into MADFLGQYGFLIVTLVQAGLLGLSLYFPLQAGQLSLASPGFYAVGGYVAAILLTNPVFAGVRETLGNGMFPLTWLAAALLCGLLGVLVGVPALRLRGIYLALATIAFVEILRVVSLNLPITGGAIGIFGIPQAFGFQDRWQYIWLFGPLLLLTLLFARQLERSRVGRAFRAIREDELAADAMGVPPTRYKVLAFVIGAVLAGIVGAMSAPFLNTWNAKQGTFDASIAILAFVLIGGSRNIWGPVVGGALLTAIPELLRFLADWRLVINGLVLVVASLYLPQGIVGALEGVRHPPPPRRPPSVPVVVEAPGGGS; encoded by the coding sequence GTGGCTGATTTTCTAGGACAGTACGGCTTCCTGATCGTGACGCTGGTGCAGGCGGGACTGCTGGGCCTCAGCCTCTATTTCCCACTTCAGGCCGGGCAGCTCAGCCTGGCGAGTCCGGGCTTCTACGCTGTCGGCGGCTACGTCGCGGCGATTCTGCTGACCAACCCGGTGTTCGCGGGGGTCAGGGAGACGCTGGGCAACGGGATGTTCCCGCTGACCTGGCTGGCCGCAGCGCTGCTCTGCGGGCTGCTGGGCGTACTCGTGGGCGTCCCCGCGCTGCGGCTGCGTGGAATCTACCTGGCCCTGGCGACGATCGCCTTTGTGGAGATCCTGCGGGTGGTCAGCCTTAACCTTCCCATCACGGGCGGGGCGATCGGCATCTTCGGGATTCCGCAGGCCTTCGGCTTTCAGGACCGCTGGCAGTACATCTGGCTGTTCGGGCCGCTCCTTCTGCTCACGCTGCTGTTTGCGCGGCAGCTCGAACGTTCGCGGGTCGGACGAGCCTTTCGGGCCATCCGGGAGGACGAACTTGCCGCCGACGCGATGGGCGTACCGCCGACGCGCTACAAAGTGCTCGCCTTTGTGATCGGCGCGGTGCTGGCGGGCATCGTGGGGGCGATGAGCGCACCCTTCCTGAACACCTGGAACGCCAAACAGGGCACCTTTGACGCCTCCATCGCCATCCTGGCCTTTGTCCTGATCGGCGGCTCGCGGAACATCTGGGGGCCGGTGGTGGGAGGAGCCCTGCTGACCGCCATCCCCGAGCTGCTGCGCTTCCTGGCCGACTGGCGGCTGGTCATCAACGGCCTGGTGCTTGTCGTGGCGAGCCTGTACCTGCCGCAAGGGATCGTCGGTGCACTGGAAGGCGTGCGGCATCCGCCTCCTCCCCGCCGTCCGCCTTCGGTGCCCGTCGTGGTGGAAGCACCGGGAGGCGGCTCGTGA
- a CDS encoding branched-chain amino acid ABC transporter permease — protein sequence MELSQFLQNVLNGLAIGSVYAIFALGYTLVFSILGIINFAHGAVFTLGAYFTYTLVVGQFENNGLLKGINLFPDGSPFSGTPWLFALATLVGAVVAGLVAVLVERLAFRPMRARGADPLLALVSSLGVALVLVNLIQLLVGAEIYNFPSDAYGQVQPALSFQVGDRVVIVRTVQIIIFAVSLVMLAILGYVIGRTKVGKALRAVAENPGTASLLGISVDRFILITFFLSGFLGGLAGTLVGTAFGVAGPYFGVTYGLKGLAVIVLGGLGSIPGAVVGGLVIGLAEAFVPAQYSAYKDAVAFALLFVILLVRPQGLLGRAQIQKV from the coding sequence ATGGAGCTGAGTCAGTTTCTTCAAAACGTCCTCAATGGCCTGGCCATCGGCAGCGTGTATGCGATTTTCGCGTTGGGCTACACGCTGGTGTTTTCTATTCTGGGGATCATCAACTTTGCGCACGGGGCCGTCTTCACGCTGGGCGCGTACTTCACGTACACGCTGGTCGTGGGGCAGTTTGAGAATAACGGCCTCCTCAAGGGCATCAACCTGTTCCCCGACGGCTCGCCCTTTTCAGGAACGCCCTGGCTGTTCGCGCTGGCGACGCTGGTGGGCGCGGTGGTCGCGGGGCTTGTCGCCGTCCTGGTCGAGCGCCTGGCCTTCCGGCCCATGCGTGCGCGCGGAGCGGATCCCCTCCTCGCTCTGGTGAGCAGCCTGGGCGTGGCGCTCGTCCTTGTGAACCTGATTCAGCTCCTGGTGGGGGCCGAAATCTACAACTTCCCGTCGGACGCCTACGGGCAGGTTCAGCCCGCGCTGAGTTTCCAGGTCGGGGACCGGGTGGTGATTGTGCGAACGGTGCAGATCATCATTTTCGCGGTCAGCCTGGTCATGCTGGCGATCCTCGGGTACGTCATCGGGCGCACCAAGGTGGGCAAAGCGCTGCGGGCGGTCGCGGAAAATCCCGGCACGGCGAGCCTGCTGGGGATCAGCGTGGACCGCTTCATCCTCATCACCTTTTTTCTGTCGGGCTTTTTGGGCGGGCTGGCGGGGACGCTGGTGGGCACGGCCTTTGGAGTGGCCGGGCCGTACTTTGGGGTCACCTACGGGCTCAAGGGGCTGGCTGTGATCGTGCTCGGCGGTCTGGGCAGCATTCCGGGCGCGGTGGTGGGCGGGCTGGTGATCGGGCTGGCCGAAGCCTTTGTGCCCGCGCAGTACAGCGCGTACAAGGACGCGGTGGCTTTTGCGCTGCTGTTTGTGATTCTCCTCGTGCGCCCACAGGGTCTGCTGGGCCGCGCACAGATTCAGAAGGTGTGA
- a CDS encoding ABC transporter substrate-binding protein, translating to MTRAVLSIALGLLTAASAQKVQTPIPIGIALAQTGNVALLGQEQVIGARLAEKHINARGGIGGTPIKLIFQDAAGDENSAINAFQSLINKSNVVAIVGPTLSQQAFAADPIAERAKVPVIGPSNTAKGIPQIGDYVARVSAPVAVVAPNAIKQALKLNPRIKKVAVLYAQNDAFSVSETGTFQETAKAQGLDIATVQKFQTTDTDFTTQVTAVLNSGADLVIISGLAADGGNLVKQLRQLGYKGLIVGGNGLNTSNIFPVCQQYCDGVIIAQAYSPAQPSAANQLFVKEYRAQYKKDPPQFAAQAYAGVQVVVDALKALDRKKDLAQWNLNDLRTALNKQILAGKYSTPLGELRFDKEGEILQKDFYVAQIKMKDAKNGSFVYLK from the coding sequence ATGACACGAGCCGTTTTGAGCATCGCGCTGGGGCTGCTGACGGCCGCCTCGGCCCAAAAGGTGCAGACGCCCATTCCTATCGGGATCGCTCTGGCGCAGACGGGCAACGTGGCGCTGCTCGGACAGGAACAGGTGATCGGGGCACGGCTGGCAGAAAAGCATATCAATGCGCGGGGCGGCATCGGAGGCACGCCGATCAAGCTGATCTTCCAGGACGCGGCGGGAGATGAGAACAGCGCCATCAACGCCTTCCAGAGCCTGATCAACAAGTCCAACGTGGTGGCGATTGTGGGACCGACGCTCTCGCAGCAGGCCTTTGCCGCCGATCCCATCGCGGAGCGCGCCAAGGTGCCCGTGATTGGGCCAAGCAACACGGCCAAGGGGATCCCGCAGATCGGGGACTATGTCGCCCGCGTGTCCGCGCCGGTCGCCGTGGTGGCGCCGAACGCGATCAAGCAGGCGCTGAAGCTGAATCCCCGCATCAAAAAGGTCGCCGTGCTGTACGCGCAGAACGACGCCTTCTCGGTCAGCGAGACGGGCACTTTCCAGGAGACCGCCAAGGCGCAGGGCCTGGACATCGCCACCGTGCAGAAGTTCCAAACGACCGACACCGACTTCACGACGCAGGTCACGGCGGTGCTGAATTCGGGAGCCGACCTCGTGATCATCTCGGGCCTCGCCGCCGACGGTGGGAATCTGGTCAAGCAGCTGCGCCAACTGGGCTACAAGGGCCTGATCGTGGGGGGGAACGGCCTGAACACCTCCAACATCTTCCCGGTCTGCCAGCAGTACTGTGACGGCGTGATCATCGCGCAGGCGTACAGCCCCGCGCAGCCCAGTGCCGCCAACCAGCTCTTTGTGAAAGAATACCGCGCCCAGTACAAAAAGGATCCGCCGCAGTTTGCCGCCCAGGCCTACGCGGGCGTGCAGGTGGTCGTCGACGCCCTCAAGGCCCTGGACCGCAAAAAGGACCTCGCCCAGTGGAACCTGAACGACCTGCGCACCGCCCTCAACAAGCAGATTCTGGCTGGAAAGTACAGCACGCCGCTGGGCGAGCTGCGCTTTGACAAGGAGGGCGAGATCCTTCAAAAGGACTTCTACGTCGCGCAGATCAAGATGAAGGACGCCAAGAACGGCTCGTTCGTGTACCTGAAGTAA
- a CDS encoding acyl-CoA dehydrogenase family protein: protein MIDFTLTDEQKQLQQLARDFTRKEIIPVAAEYDQKEELPWPVVEKAFEVGLLNVAIPEHAGGLGLGMLDECLIGEELAYGCMGIYTVLMASELGITPILVGGTEEQQKRFLSPLTQKPALAAFALSEPNNGSDAAAMSTTAVLDGDEWVINGTKMWISNGGVADITVVFATTDRQGGHRATVALVVPKDTPGLSSNKIRHKMGQRASLTSELVFENVRVPRANQLGGLGDGFKIAMKTLDKTRIPVAAGSVGVARRALDESLKYAGQREAFGKPISTFQAIQFKLANMAMGIETGRLMYLKAAWLADQGLPHGYESAIAKAYCSEMAFDAANEAIQIHGGYGYVGEYPVEKLLRDVKLNQIYEGTNEIQRVVISRHLLR from the coding sequence ATGATCGATTTCACCCTCACCGACGAGCAAAAACAGCTTCAGCAGCTCGCGCGCGACTTCACGCGCAAGGAGATCATCCCGGTCGCCGCCGAGTACGACCAGAAGGAAGAACTGCCCTGGCCGGTCGTCGAAAAGGCGTTTGAGGTCGGCCTGCTGAATGTCGCCATTCCCGAGCACGCGGGTGGCCTGGGCCTAGGGATGCTGGATGAATGCCTGATCGGGGAGGAACTCGCGTACGGCTGCATGGGCATCTATACGGTCCTGATGGCCTCCGAACTCGGCATCACCCCGATTCTGGTGGGCGGCACCGAGGAGCAGCAGAAGCGGTTCCTGAGCCCCCTCACCCAAAAGCCGGCGCTGGCGGCCTTCGCCCTCTCCGAACCCAACAACGGTTCAGACGCGGCGGCGATGAGTACAACCGCTGTGCTGGACGGTGATGAGTGGGTGATCAACGGAACCAAGATGTGGATCAGCAACGGCGGTGTGGCCGACATCACCGTCGTCTTTGCCACCACTGACCGCCAGGGCGGGCACCGCGCGACGGTGGCGCTGGTGGTGCCCAAGGACACACCCGGCCTCTCCTCCAACAAGATCAGACACAAGATGGGGCAGCGGGCTTCTCTCACCTCCGAACTGGTGTTTGAGAACGTGCGGGTTCCGCGCGCCAACCAGCTTGGCGGTCTGGGCGACGGTTTCAAGATCGCCATGAAGACGCTCGACAAGACGCGCATTCCGGTGGCGGCCGGGTCGGTTGGCGTGGCCCGGCGGGCGCTGGACGAGAGCCTGAAGTACGCGGGGCAGCGTGAGGCGTTTGGCAAGCCCATCAGCACCTTCCAGGCGATTCAGTTCAAGCTCGCCAACATGGCGATGGGCATCGAGACGGGCCGCCTGATGTACCTCAAAGCCGCCTGGCTGGCCGATCAGGGCCTGCCGCACGGCTATGAGAGCGCTATTGCTAAAGCGTACTGCTCGGAGATGGCTTTTGATGCCGCCAACGAAGCCATCCAGATTCACGGCGGCTACGGCTACGTGGGAGAGTACCCCGTCGAAAAGCTGCTGCGTGACGTGAAGCTCAACCAGATCTACGAGGGCACCAACGAGATTCAGCGCGTGGTGATCAGCCGCCACCTGCTGAGGTGA
- a CDS encoding GNAT family N-acetyltransferase translates to MPADERLLLRPVRRADADALAHVAYATGFFGESARRFFPSHPLFAALWVTPYLLPGAGGLGFVAERGGQVVGYVLGSVDQRRYAWALAAQVPRLLWRWLTGRLPGAFASARYLLRAARFGLPAPPTSRYPAHLHLNLLPEARGLGVGGALLDAFLAELRSRHVPGVQLSTTRRNVAAVHLYARRGFREWAARRTALWKPWSGQEEEHLIMVLAL, encoded by the coding sequence ATGCCTGCCGATGAGCGCCTTCTGCTGCGCCCGGTCCGCCGTGCCGATGCGGACGCCCTGGCACACGTTGCGTATGCCACCGGCTTTTTTGGCGAGAGCGCGAGGCGGTTTTTTCCGTCCCACCCTCTGTTCGCGGCCTTGTGGGTCACGCCGTATCTGCTGCCGGGGGCGGGGGGGCTGGGCTTTGTGGCCGAGCGGGGCGGGCAGGTGGTGGGATACGTCCTGGGAAGTGTGGACCAGCGGCGGTATGCGTGGGCGCTTGCCGCTCAGGTACCGCGTTTGCTGTGGCGCTGGCTGACGGGCCGCCTGCCCGGAGCCTTCGCCTCAGCGCGCTACCTGCTGCGGGCCGCGCGGTTCGGTTTGCCCGCTCCGCCCACCAGCCGTTATCCCGCCCACCTGCACCTCAACCTCTTGCCGGAAGCGCGGGGCCTGGGGGTGGGTGGGGCACTCCTCGACGCCTTCCTGGCCGAGTTGCGGTCCCGGCACGTGCCCGGCGTGCAGCTTTCTACCACCCGGCGCAACGTGGCTGCCGTCCACCTCTATGCCCGGCGGGGGTTTCGCGAGTGGGCGGCTCGCCGCACGGCGCTTTGGAAACCCTGGAGCGGGCAGGAGGAGGAACATCTGATCATGGTGCTGGCGTTGTGA
- a CDS encoding peptidoglycan bridge formation glycyltransferase FemA/FemB family protein, whose amino-acid sequence MRLTLVETRDPRVYDDAVRSLPITSALQGWGYGEARRVLGQVPVRYLLQRQGQTVGALQLLRKRLVPGLSTLYAPRGPALESLDLLPAVAEAVRRVARPTDVLLKIEPPFPIPADGSVPIPEAFGSFRRAESEQPEHTILADLTRTEDELFAGLHAMARRNVRAAQKLGVVAGRDDDFEAFWELFTATNERAKLGAFPRAYYETMLREGDAYGGEAYIVLARHEGKALAGGFFLAMGTSTSYLFGGSVRDDRTHPDGTPYRDVKAPDAFYWHAMLDAKRRGYTLFDFWGIPRVLDESKHSYGVFKMKLKFSEERVWYPAYDLNLNPAAPAVVKALRWRKTRNNLRKRGSAEDVL is encoded by the coding sequence ATGCGCCTGACCCTGGTCGAAACTCGTGATCCGCGCGTGTATGACGACGCGGTGCGTTCTCTGCCCATCACCAGCGCCCTGCAGGGCTGGGGCTACGGCGAGGCGCGCCGGGTGTTGGGTCAGGTGCCGGTCCGCTACCTGTTGCAGCGCCAGGGGCAGACGGTCGGGGCGCTGCAACTGCTGCGCAAGCGGCTGGTACCGGGCCTGTCGACCCTGTATGCCCCGCGCGGCCCGGCCCTGGAATCGCTCGACCTGCTTCCAGCGGTGGCGGAGGCGGTCCGGCGGGTGGCCCGGCCCACCGACGTCCTGCTGAAGATCGAGCCTCCCTTCCCGATCCCAGCAGACGGCAGCGTGCCCATTCCCGAGGCCTTCGGTTCCTTCCGCCGCGCGGAAAGCGAGCAGCCCGAGCACACCATCCTCGCTGACCTCACCCGCACGGAAGACGAACTCTTCGCGGGCCTGCACGCCATGGCCCGGCGCAACGTGCGCGCCGCCCAGAAGCTGGGTGTGGTCGCCGGGCGTGACGATGACTTCGAGGCGTTCTGGGAACTCTTTACCGCGACGAATGAACGCGCCAAGCTGGGCGCCTTTCCCCGCGCCTACTACGAGACGATGCTGCGTGAGGGGGACGCGTACGGCGGTGAGGCCTACATCGTCCTCGCGCGCCATGAGGGCAAAGCCCTTGCCGGAGGCTTTTTTCTGGCGATGGGGACGAGCACCTCGTACCTCTTCGGGGGCAGCGTCCGCGACGACCGCACCCACCCGGACGGCACGCCCTACAGGGACGTCAAGGCCCCTGACGCCTTCTACTGGCACGCGATGCTGGATGCCAAGCGGCGGGGCTATACCCTCTTTGACTTCTGGGGCATTCCGCGCGTTCTCGACGAGAGCAAGCATTCCTACGGCGTCTTCAAGATGAAGCTGAAGTTTTCTGAGGAGCGCGTGTGGTACCCCGCCTATGACCTGAACCTAAACCCGGCGGCGCCCGCCGTCGTCAAAGCCCTGCGCTGGCGTAAGACGCGCAACAACCTGCGCAAGCGGGGGAGCGCAGAAGACGTGCTGTGA
- a CDS encoding peptidylprolyl isomerase, producing the protein MKQSLLTLALLFGGAALAQTPAPTTPVPAAPAPAAPAAPATPAAQSPVVARVGTETYTLADFDRAFRIAVARVLNAQGVPYSADMLAEFAEARAEYLGQFARDRAVYQLARRGTQVTAAQIDEQVAKARADFASDAEFTEALKATGFESVAELRAELERQAVVQAYLAALKDRFQFGDALVQSFYNLNRAALTRPAQACAKHILVKTQAEAQAILQGVQGGADFARLAQEKSQDPGSAQEGGDLGCFEPGETVAAFDRVAFGAPLNQPQLVQTEYGWHVLVVTRRQEAGLAPLAEVAPLIREQLARDAAQKYLDAQIARLNIQTNPAGVTSPPGR; encoded by the coding sequence ATGAAACAGAGCCTCTTGACGCTCGCGCTTCTGTTTGGCGGCGCGGCCCTTGCGCAGACCCCTGCTCCCACGACGCCCGTGCCCGCTGCGCCGGCGCCGGCGGCTCCGGCTGCACCCGCAACCCCTGCGGCACAGTCGCCCGTGGTCGCGCGGGTCGGCACCGAGACCTATACCCTCGCGGATTTTGACCGAGCCTTCCGAATCGCGGTGGCGCGGGTATTGAACGCGCAGGGCGTGCCGTACTCGGCCGACATGCTCGCGGAGTTTGCCGAAGCCCGCGCTGAGTACCTGGGGCAGTTCGCCCGTGACCGCGCGGTGTACCAACTCGCGCGCCGGGGGACCCAGGTGACCGCGGCGCAGATTGACGAGCAGGTCGCCAAGGCCCGAGCAGACTTCGCCAGCGACGCTGAATTTACCGAAGCGCTCAAAGCGACCGGTTTTGAAAGCGTGGCCGAGCTGCGCGCGGAGTTGGAGCGGCAGGCCGTGGTGCAGGCCTACCTCGCTGCCCTCAAGGACCGCTTTCAGTTCGGAGACGCGCTCGTGCAGAGCTTTTACAACCTCAACCGCGCCGCTCTGACCCGTCCTGCGCAGGCCTGCGCCAAGCACATTCTGGTCAAGACGCAGGCGGAAGCGCAGGCCATTTTGCAGGGCGTTCAGGGCGGCGCGGATTTCGCCCGGCTCGCGCAGGAAAAGAGCCAGGACCCCGGCAGCGCCCAGGAGGGTGGCGATCTGGGCTGCTTCGAGCCCGGTGAGACCGTCGCGGCCTTTGACCGGGTCGCCTTTGGTGCCCCCCTCAACCAACCGCAACTCGTGCAGACCGAGTACGGCTGGCATGTGCTTGTGGTCACGAGGCGCCAGGAGGCGGGTTTGGCACCCCTGGCCGAAGTCGCTCCCCTGATTCGTGAGCAGCTCGCGCGTGACGCCGCTCAGAAGTACCTCGACGCGCAGATCGCTCGGCTGAACATTCAGACGAATCCAGCCGGAGTGACCTCACCTCCTGGCCGCTGA
- the argJ gene encoding bifunctional glutamate N-acetyltransferase/amino-acid acetyltransferase ArgJ: protein MTASGLKFPQGFRAAALAAGIKPSGRTDLSCVVSDAPCVWAFAGTRSTTAAACVTRNREVYAQGGPVRALVVNAGNANAATGQQGARDNAAIAQALGRVLNVDAQAVLTASTGIIGHLLPMDRVLGGLERLPGALGPDALPFASAIMTTDTRPKTAHATLSTGARIVGTAKGSGMIHPDMATMFAFALSDAQVDQAVLRAAFPGIVNRTFNAVTVDGDTSTNDMALVLANGQAGEVDPAEFLTALERVLRDLARQIAADGEGATKLLTVQVTGARSEAEALAAARTCCVSPLLKSAVHGNDPNWGRVIMAVGRSGAAVAIERLTVAVQGIPVFAGKPLPYDAAQVSASMNAPEVVFAVNLGVGNAEGEAWGCDLSAEYVRINADYTT from the coding sequence ATGACAGCGAGTGGACTGAAGTTTCCCCAGGGATTCAGGGCGGCGGCGCTGGCTGCGGGCATCAAACCCAGCGGCCGAACGGACCTGAGCTGTGTGGTCAGCGACGCACCCTGCGTCTGGGCCTTTGCCGGCACGCGCAGCACGACGGCCGCCGCCTGTGTGACGCGAAACCGTGAGGTGTACGCGCAGGGCGGACCGGTGCGGGCCCTGGTGGTGAACGCCGGAAACGCCAATGCAGCCACCGGGCAGCAGGGCGCACGGGACAACGCGGCCATTGCGCAGGCCCTAGGCCGTGTCCTGAACGTGGACGCGCAGGCCGTCCTCACCGCCAGCACCGGCATCATCGGGCACCTGCTGCCGATGGACCGGGTGCTCGGCGGCCTCGAACGTCTGCCCGGCGCGCTGGGGCCGGATGCCCTGCCTTTCGCCTCGGCGATCATGACGACGGACACGCGGCCCAAGACGGCCCACGCCACCCTCAGCACGGGCGCGCGCATCGTCGGTACCGCCAAGGGCAGCGGCATGATTCACCCGGATATGGCGACCATGTTCGCCTTTGCCTTGAGTGACGCGCAGGTCGATCAGGCGGTGCTGCGAGCCGCCTTTCCCGGGATCGTGAACCGAACCTTCAATGCCGTCACGGTAGACGGCGATACCAGCACCAACGACATGGCGCTGGTGCTGGCCAACGGCCAGGCGGGCGAGGTGGACCCGGCAGAGTTTCTCACTGCGCTCGAACGCGTGCTGCGCGACCTCGCTCGGCAGATCGCCGCCGATGGAGAGGGCGCGACCAAGCTGCTGACCGTGCAGGTCACGGGCGCCCGCAGCGAGGCCGAGGCGCTTGCCGCCGCGCGAACCTGCTGCGTTTCGCCGCTGCTCAAAAGCGCCGTGCACGGCAACGACCCGAACTGGGGCCGCGTCATTATGGCGGTGGGGCGGAGCGGAGCAGCCGTCGCCATCGAGCGCCTGACGGTGGCGGTACAGGGCATTCCTGTCTTCGCCGGAAAACCCCTCCCCTACGACGCCGCGCAGGTCAGCGCGAGCATGAACGCCCCGGAGGTGGTCTTTGCGGTCAACCTCGGGGTGGGGAACGCGGAGGGCGAAGCCTGGGGCTGCGACCTCAGCGCCGAGTACGTGCGGATCAACGCCGACTACACGACCTGA
- a CDS encoding SDR family oxidoreductase yields MTMRDRALRGRVIAVTGASKGIGWAVTQALTAQGARVIAGARDVGGLQLDGAEFWRLDVTDEASVDAFARAAVRAGVDALVNNAGVGSFQPVEEITPAEYRRVMDTNVLGTLLVTRGLIPHFRERYARGEGSQVVNVTSDVSARTFAGGALYTASKYAQRAVTQALAYEGRAYGLRVTEIRPGMVDTFFAGSVQGAAHKAGWLRPDDVADAVLYALTAPLHARIDEVLLHPVEQDVVF; encoded by the coding sequence ATGACGATGCGGGACAGAGCGCTGCGCGGCCGGGTGATCGCGGTGACCGGAGCGAGCAAGGGAATCGGGTGGGCGGTGACCCAGGCACTCACGGCCCAGGGCGCGCGGGTGATCGCGGGAGCGCGGGACGTGGGCGGCCTTCAGCTGGACGGTGCCGAGTTTTGGAGGCTCGACGTGACCGACGAGGCGAGCGTGGACGCTTTTGCGCGGGCTGCGGTGCGGGCGGGCGTGGACGCCCTCGTGAACAACGCCGGAGTGGGTTCCTTCCAGCCGGTCGAGGAGATCACCCCCGCGGAATACCGCCGGGTGATGGACACGAACGTCTTGGGCACGCTGCTCGTCACACGCGGTCTCATCCCGCACTTTCGCGAGCGGTATGCACGGGGCGAGGGTTCACAGGTGGTGAACGTGACCAGCGACGTCTCGGCGCGGACCTTTGCGGGCGGCGCGCTCTATACGGCCAGCAAGTACGCGCAGCGGGCGGTGACCCAGGCCCTCGCCTATGAGGGGCGGGCGTACGGCCTGCGGGTCACCGAAATCCGGCCCGGCATGGTGGACACCTTTTTTGCGGGCAGCGTGCAGGGGGCTGCGCACAAGGCGGGCTGGTTGCGGCCGGACGATGTGGCGGACGCCGTGCTGTACGCCCTGACTGCTCCTTTGCATGCCCGTATCGATGAGGTGTTGCTGCACCCGGTCGAGCAGGACGTGGTGTTCTGA